TTTAGCCAATTCATAATTGCATGCGGCGaagttatatatgtattttaaattatttaagcaAACGAATCATATGCTGCGTTCTTCttatttaaacaataataaactaataaaaaataaagtgtaaaaatgaataaatcGATTGCAAAACCATATTTCGAGATCACCCTTGCCTTGGCTGAATAAATCCAAATTATATCAGAACTATTTTCTAAAATCCTAAAATGAGGCAtcgttcataaaaaaaaatatataaaataaattccacAATTTTCGACCACTTTGGCAGTCAAAATTCGCAATCTAAATTCGAAATTAGCAAATAACCATTTAGCCACAAACAGCGTGACCATGACCAATCGACTGGCCTTGCACCACATCCTGACCACCCAGCTGCGAAGGGACTGGGAACAGGAGGAGAGCGCCAAGACCAGGCTGTCGCAGCTGTCCAGGAGGGACAGGATCAAGGCCTCGCTAAGATCGAGTCAGTTGCCAGGACGTTACCTGTTGCCCGACACCAGAAAGACCTACGACAATATGGTGGCCAATATTCACTCGACCATGAAGTGTAAGCTGTTGTGCTAAAAACTAACCAGAAACTTTCAAAACCAATCAATCATTTACTTAGCGGTACGAGCACCACGAAGACCACGGCCAACGGGGCCGCTGCCCACATCTGGAACTCCGAATCCAGTACCAGTAGTTGCACCACCACTGCCATCGAAACTGGTGTCCAAGCAACCGCAACGCAAGTCGGCGGGGCGCATCAAGGGTGGCGGCAACTCTTCGAAGGCGGACAGTGGCCATGGCATTGCCATCAAATCATTGGCGAAGGTCAAGGCCTGCATCAACCAGAAGCAGAAGAGATCGCGTGGCTTTGAGCAGCACAATCGCATCCGTGAAGTCATCCAACAGAAGAAAGTGCTGGAGACCATGTTGCAGCAGCACAAGAAGCTGCAAAGCGATCGACACACCATAGCGATGGATATCCAGCGAATGCGTGCCGATCTGGACAGGATTCGCAACAAGCTGGACACCTCGCTGCAGAGCCTCAACTCGACGCGCACCCTATTCAGTGCCGCCAACAAGGCGAGTCTCAGGAAGTCGACCGCCCTGCAGAAGCCGACGCAAAACATGGTGACCTCCACCAATCGCCGCTCGGGTGGCAAACGAAAGGCCCGGACCGTTGCCATTCCGATGAACCGGCAAAGTGTGCTGACCAACAAGGCCCCTATTCTCAAACGAAAAGTTCGGTGAAATGCAAAgtaaaaaatgagaaaaaaaaatgatttaaacttcggcaaaaaaaaaattattttcaaaataaggCATAAACTACAATAATTGTTCTTTTCAGTAAAGTATTCTTTCACTTTACAAGCATAAGTACATAGAAAAATTTACTGATAAAATCTGTTACTGTTTAAATCTTTgacattataaaataaatttaaattaacaaatttacaatttaattaacaattttttagTTTAAATTCAAAGCCGTAAAAATCGATATGTTATCAATTGCTTTTAGTGTTGGAAAGCAAATGGCTAATATCAGCGAGACGTCTTACAATTCTCTGGACAAAAGGAACGGTCACACTGCTCATGGCGTCTGTTTTTCGCCAGcggatttttgtttttaattattttgcttACCATTTTCACCGATTTGCCTAATTGTTCGACAACTGGGAGCCTAAGATGGGCTCCTCCAAGAAGCACAAGAAAAACAAGTCGGAGCGACGCGAGAAATATGAAGGTGAGTGAAATGAAAGTGCTGTGTCTACGTGAGCCCCTGTTGCCATAGGCCATCTCGCTCACACATTTTGCCGCTTGTTTTTGAGCATGCCTACACTTAGAAAAAAATGGGTGTACATTATTTGTCACAATTAATACAAAATGCATGGTTAGAAATAATCTACGCGTCTAAAGGCAGTAATAATACTATTCAGCACCCATTATAATACCTATACCTTATATAACCTGGCTTTCTcctatatatattatagaatACAGTCAGCACCAGGACCCGGCTCAGCTGCAACGAGGTCTAAAGCTTATCCTTAAGGTGGGCTCGAATGCCACGCCGGAGTACAGTGCCAATTCGCCAATGGTGGACGGAGGACCGCCCACAGCAGCCGAGGCCATGATGTCGCCAGTCCCCGAGGAACTTCAAGATCACCAGGGTCATCGCGAGCGCCACAAAAagtcaaagaaaaaaaagaagaagaaggatcGCGAGAAGAAGCACAAACACCACAAGGAGAAACGGCACAGGAGCAGAGATAGACATCGGGACGCTGGATCGGACGAAGATATGATGGCCGGCGCTGACGATGCCGCTTGCAGTGGATTCGCCCCATCGTCTGTCGCTCCACCGGCCGCCGATCCCGATTCCAGCCAAGATGGATTTAGCTTTATGGACGATGATCAATCACAACCGCTGCCAGAGAATATTTTGTTCTTCGCCGGCATCACCACGGATAACTCGCCATCAAACTGCCCCGTAACAAAGCCAATAGCTCCACGCAAGCTGGATGATATTCTGATGGGCTCTTCGCCCAACTCGTCGTcgttgcaatcttcctccctGGGTTTAATAGGCAGCAGTCCCACCAAGCCACTGCCCGACGTAAGTTACATTACCATATGGCCAAGTTCATTACTACATTCAATGCATTTTAGCTTTTAATACCTTCACCGTCGACGCCAGGAGGAGCCAACTCCCTTAATGCCCTTACACCGAAGGCTCTCGAGGCGCCAAAGACGCCCAGTAGTTCCAGTGAGTCGGGTAGAGAGCCACGGAGCTGTGTGCTCAAGCTAAAGCAGCAGAAATCGCCGTTAAACAAACTTCTGGAGCACCTGTTGCGCTTCCTGGAGAAGCGGGATCCCCATCAGTTCTTCGCTTGGCCGGTGACCGATGACATGGCGCCCGGTTACTCTTCAATAATCAGCAGACCCATGGACTTCTCCACTATGCGACAGAAAATTGATGATCACGAGTATACCGCTTTAACCGAGTTCACTGATGACTTTAAGCTGATGTGCGAAAATGCCATCAAGTACAACCACGTGGATACGGTTTATAACAAGGCAGCTAAACGTCTACTCCAAGTTGGAATGAAACATCTGCAACCTGAGAACCTCATGAGAAGCCTGAAACCACTATCTGGTTATATGAGGGAGCTTACAGCCAGAGAACTTGGCTTTGAGTTAAGTTCGAACGATATGTCAAGGGAAAATAACGATTCGGCGGATGAAGGAGCTTCAACGGGAGCGGAAGAGCCACGCACTCCCGCtcagctggaggaggaggagcgtAAGCGAACACTTCGTTTGGAGAATGCACCCAAAACACATTTCGAGCCTTATGTAGACGATTTAACGGGCGAAGAGATCCTGGCGCAAGTGCAAAATGCTGCGCAACAGGCCAAACAAAGAGTGAACGCCAAGAAAAATGCCCACAAGATGGGTTTCCTGCGTCAAATGAAGGATGGCACCACCACCCTGAATCTGGTGATCAAAGAGGAAAACGAGGGTCCTGAAAGGGTAGTAACAATTGGTGATCTAGTTGGCAAACTGCAAAAGGGAAGCGCACAGCTACAGACGCGACAGGTTGACAAAAGGAATGCCGTGCGGACAGTGAAATCCTTAAACTACGGAGCATTTGCCAGCTTTGCGCCCACCTTTGATTCGCGCTTTTCCACGCTGAGTGCCGAAGAAACGCAATTGGTTTTGCGTACGTATGGAGATGCCTCCAGTGCGGAATATGCGGAGAGCATCTTACAATTCACCAAAGACTCTAACTACGGGACCACAATTGCAAATGGTTTGCTGGATATTCTTACCAACGGAGAGCACAGTAAATCCCTGGATGAACTATACAACATGCAGCTTCATTCATACGAGCAGCGTGAGATTGAAAAGTGTTTTGAACAGGAGGAGGAAACTTCCAGCCAGCAGGAAACCACCGCCCAAATTGAGCAAGaatatgaaaaatacaaaaacacaCATGTGGACTTCAAGGGATTGCAGTCTCTTGGTGAACTTGGCATCGATGTGAGCTTCCTAGACGGCATGGAGGCTGAAATGAAGAGCTACGAGCTTAATCGGCGCATGCACGAGCATCTTAGTCAAAACTTGACGCTAATCGAGAAGCTGCGAGTGGCGCAGC
The sequence above is a segment of the Drosophila melanogaster chromosome 2L genome. Coding sequences within it:
- the CG7164 gene encoding uncharacterized protein, isoform B is translated as MTNRLALHHILTTQLRRDWEQEESAKTRLSQLSRRDRIKASLRSSQLPGRYLLPDTRKTYDNMVANIHSTMKSVRAPRRPRPTGPLPTSGTPNPVPVVAPPLPSKLVSKQPQRKSAGRIKGGGNSSKADSGHGIAIKSLAKVKACINQKQKRSRGFEQHNRIREVIQQKKVLETMLQQHKKLQSDRHTIAMDIQRMRADLDRIRNKLDTSLQSLNSTRTLFSAANKASLRKSTALQKPTQNMVTSTNRRSGGKRKARTVAIPMNRQSVLTNKAPILKRKVR
- the Brd7-9 gene encoding bromodomain containing 7/9, which encodes MGSSKKHKKNKSERREKYEEYSQHQDPAQLQRGLKLILKVGSNATPEYSANSPMVDGGPPTAAEAMMSPVPEELQDHQGHRERHKKSKKKKKKKDREKKHKHHKEKRHRSRDRHRDAGSDEDMMAGADDAACSGFAPSSVAPPAADPDSSQDGFSFMDDDQSQPLPENILFFAGITTDNSPSNCPVTKPIAPRKLDDILMGSSPNSSSLQSSSLGLIGSSPTKPLPDLLIPSPSTPGGANSLNALTPKALEAPKTPSSSSESGREPRSCVLKLKQQKSPLNKLLEHLLRFLEKRDPHQFFAWPVTDDMAPGYSSIISRPMDFSTMRQKIDDHEYTALTEFTDDFKLMCENAIKYNHVDTVYNKAAKRLLQVGMKHLQPENLMRSLKPLSGYMRELTARELGFELSSNDMSRENNDSADEGASTGAEEPRTPAQLEEEERKRTLRLENAPKTHFEPYVDDLTGEEILAQVQNAAQQAKQRVNAKKNAHKMGFLRQMKDGTTTLNLVIKEENEGPERVVTIGDLVGKLQKGSAQLQTRQVDKRNAVRTVKSLNYGAFASFAPTFDSRFSTLSAEETQLVLRTYGDASSAEYAESILQFTKDSNYGTTIANGLLDILTNGEHSKSLDELYNMQLHSYEQREIEKCFEQEEETSSQQETTAQIEQEYEKYKNTHVDFKGLQSLGELGIDVSFLDGMEAEMKSYELNRRMHEHLSQNLTLIEKLRVAQHDRLSQPLPNHLGLVQPAGQEEIQTAQQLTQQISDLAKKLPPSAIADPYALRKAMGMSYAGLPPPRPVSPRVQLPELLQQPVALPQLQPVAMEIDESDEQHGGGDLENELREFLESGSGLHSANPADDNSIVAQLLLN